Proteins from a single region of Xyrauchen texanus isolate HMW12.3.18 chromosome 7, RBS_HiC_50CHRs, whole genome shotgun sequence:
- the LOC127646739 gene encoding uncharacterized protein LOC127646739 isoform X1: MHEEIAVERNWTETETKALLYIRADEEFCRRISGTVRDSIIYGEISRILRAQGIHRTKRQVTTKLKTLKQKFLKIYDHHKNSSHGKIYWNYYELCKAIWGTKRATNTSELRTSVKLEEPQSTSIEVVRYDNRSTDIEVSISHDEETNGMTEVITPPPRKKAKKGHIGGFIREQEPLHIPEQREYEELLRREAREEQKEERESLMAMWKEMMEFQGNLLKEFIHRPSLPSSHPPYHKHGHYNQGSSFPSTSYLAPYHSPGAETEIESAISQEEEEEEEEKYVIPATIPLISDSHPVNCANDSQSNLTVTLSPPPTQSAEKTDLELSVLRRQERVLQLQEEYYSLKIQHLKAKMAMEPTQKHKEAWQIQQVS, encoded by the exons ATGCATGAAGAAATAGCTGTAGAAAGAAACTGGACTGAAACGGAAACGAAAGCGCTCCTGTACATTCGAGCGGATGAAGAATTTTGTCGGCGGATTAGCGGAACGGTTCGGGATTCTATTATTTATGGCGAAATATCGAGGATCCTTCGGGCACAAGGAATACACAGAACCAAACGCCAGGTAACCACCAAACTGAAAACGCTTAAGCAGAAATTTCTGAAAATTTACGACCATCACAAAAACAGTAGCCATGGCAAAATTTATTGGAATTATTACGAGCTTTGCAAAGCCATCTGGGGAACCAAACGCGCAACAAACACTTCGGAACTACGTACTAGCGTGAAACTTGAAGAACCTCAAAGTACGTCCATTGAGGTTGTTAGGTATGACAATAGATCAACTGACATCGAAGTATCGATCAGTCATGACGAGGAGACCAATGGGATGACAGAAG TTATCACTCCACCTCCAAGAAAGAAGGCGAAAAAAGGTCACATTGGTGGCTTCATAAGAGAGCAAGAACCTCTCCACATCCCGGAACAAAGAGAATATGAAGAACTGTTGCGTAGGGAGGCCAGAGAAGAACAGAAGGAGGAAAGAGAAAGTCTGATGGCAATGTGGAAGGAAATGATGGAGTTCCAAGGAAACCTACTAAAGGAATTTATACACCGACCATCCTTGCCGTCTTCGCATCCACCTTACCATAAACATGGTCATTACAACCAAGGATCCTCTTTTCCAAGCACTAGCTACCTGGCACCATACCACTCACCAGG AGCTGAAACTGAAATTGAAAGTGCAATCTCtcaggaggaagaagaagaggaggaggagaaataTGTCATTCCAGCCACTATTCCACTCATCTCCGACAGTCATCCTGTGAACTGTGCGAATGACAGCCAATCAAATCTCACAGTGACTCTTTCACCTCCACCTACACAATCAGCAGAAAAGACCGATCTGGAGCTGTCGGTGCTACGCAGACAAGAACGAGTGTTGCAGCTACAGGAAGAGTACTATTCACTCAAGATACAGCATCTGAAAGCAAAGATGGCCATGGAGCCGACACAGAAGCATAAAGAAGCTTGGCAAATTCAACAGGTTTCatga